A stretch of the Zeugodacus cucurbitae isolate PBARC_wt_2022May chromosome 6, idZeuCucr1.2, whole genome shotgun sequence genome encodes the following:
- the LOC128922565 gene encoding cathelicidin-B1-like, with product MLPGKEGKILPGKEGKMPSGKLGKVSPGGDGKMLPGRDGKMLPGKEGKILPGKEGKMPSGKLGKVSPGGDGKMLPGRDGKMLPGKEGKMLPGREGKMPSGKLGNVSAGVEDKMLSGKEGKISSGREGNVSAGVEGKMPSGR from the coding sequence ATGTTGCCTGGAAAAGAGGGCAAAATATTGCCAGGAAAAGAAGGCAAAATGCCATCTGGAAAATTAGGCAAGGTGTCGCCGGGAGGAGACGGCAAAATGTTGCCTGGAAGAGACGGTAAAATGTTGCCTGGAAAAGAGGGCAAAATATTGCCTGGAAAAGAAGGCAAAATGCCATCTGGAAAATTAGGCAAGGTGTCGCCGGGAGGAGACGGCAAAATGTTGCCTGGAAGAGACGGTAAAATGTTGCCTGGAAAAGAGGGCAAAATGTTGCCTGGAAGAGAAGGCAAAATGCCGTCTGGAAAATTAGGCAATGTGTCGGCGGGAGTAGAAGACAAAATGTTGTCTGGAAAAGAGGGCAAAATCTCGTCTGGAAGAGAAGGCAATGTGTCGGCGGGAGTAGAAGGCAAAATGCCATCTGGAAGATGA
- the LOC114803934 gene encoding uncharacterized protein LOC114803934 yields MAFCLLFQPSLPGNILPSPPGDTLPNFPDGISPSFPGNILPSFPGNILPSLPDGILPSAPDNILPSLPGYTLSHLPRYATNDDTYIPAITSTLFTAVFNPSELPAVSAQPITNAKGCVNAFQISTLIDVTYAGVGIIQAVEISDVTIIANVSQLREQFIANISRCSALDSSNDRHNCYEAEISDLFESIAAASNSYIYVERKNILINLEILDKNLLREYIKLQRCLVLFPEATTTEPQTSSDITPSIVVSSSEPQTSSDTTPSFGASTSEPQTPSDTTLSIGVSSTEPQTSSDETTSIGVSSSEPQTSSGTTPSNGVSSTEPQTSSDETTSIDMSSTESQTSSDETTSIGVSSSEPQTSSGTTQSIGVSSTEPQTSSDTTTTVSVSSTEPQILLDSIYSVLGSVLPSIGHRLSSP; encoded by the exons ATGGCATTTTGCCTTCTTTTCCAG CCGTCTCTTCCAGGCAACATTTTGCCGTCTCCTCCCGGCGACACCTTGCCTAATTTTCCAGACGGCATTTCGCCTTCTTTTCCAGGCAATATTTTGCCCTCTTTTCCAGGCAACATTTTGCCTTCTCTTCCCGACGGCATTTTGCCTTCTGCTCCAGACAACATTTTGCCGTCTCTTCCCGGCTACACTTTGTCTCATCTCCCACGTTATGCAACAAACGATGACACCTATATCCCAGCCATTACCAGTACCCTATTTACAGCAGTTTTTAACCCTAGTGAATTACCGGCCGTATCTGCTCAGCCGATTACAAACGCTAAAGGATGCGTTAACGCGTTCCAAATTTCTACTTTGATTGACGTTACTTATGCTGGAGTAGGCATTATTCAAGCAGTTGAAATTTCCGATGTAACCATTATTGCCAATGTAAGTCAATTGCGAGAGCAATTCATAGCGAACATAAGCCGTTGTAGCGCACTGGATTCATCCAATGACAGACACAATTGTTATGAGGCGGAG ATCTCTGATTTGTTCGAAAGTATTGCGGCGGCAAGCAATAGTTATATCTATGttgagagaaaaaatatattaataaatttagaaattctggataaaaatttattgagagAGTATATAAAATTGCAACGTTGCCTAGTGCTATTCCCAGAAGCTACAACAACGGAACCACAAACTTCTTCAGATATAACACCGTCTATCGTTGTGTCGTCATCTGAACCACAAACCTCTTCAGATACAACACCGTCTTTCGGCGCATCGACATCAGAACCGCAAACTCCTTCAGACACAACTCTGTCTATCGGCGTGTCATCCACAGAACCGCAAACTTCTTCAGACGAAACAACGTCTATCGGCGTGTCATCATCAGAACCACAAACTTCTTCAGGCACAACTCCGTCTAACGGCGTGTCATCTACAGAACCGCAAACTTCTTCAGACGAAACAACGTCTATCGACATGTCATCAACAGAATCACAAACTTCTTCAGACGAAACAACGTCTATCGGCGTGTCATCATCAGAACCACAAACTTCTTCAGGCACAACTCAGTCTATCGGCGTGTCATCTACAGAACCGCAAACTTCATCAGATACAACAACGACTGTCAGTGTGTCATCAACAGAACCACAAATTTTATTAGATTCCATATACTCCGTGCTGGGCTCGGTATTACCGTCTATCGGACATCGTCTATCGTCTCCCTAG
- the LOC105211626 gene encoding uncharacterized protein LOC105211626, whose protein sequence is MQLIRCTVLMAVCLLGVYAVPSSIEAQAAEFNHNGVFGLLVAQMRSALIDTRALTPAESVCATKYNNRTQQVNNLLTTQTNACFENANRTLVANNKNANATIANIRKNLKKVQQQLANCSAIADTGKFLNCNTASFDQNIQLLDAANSQAYQVEAQLAANQSQVAVVRRACVSAAIGGGKTNLTQTANDYQLCLSNISNQHVANKTLLN, encoded by the exons ATGCAATTGATCCGTTGTACAGTGTTGATGGCTGTGTGCCTCTTGGGA GTCTACGCTGTACCGAGCTCCATTGAAGCACAAGCAGCTGAATTCAATCATAACGGCGTCTTTGGTTTACTCGTCGCCCAGATGCGTTCGGCCTTGATCGATACGCGCGCTTTGACGCCAGCTGAGTCCGTATGTGCCACGAAGTACAACAACCGTACACAACAAGTCAACAATTTGCTGACGACTCAGACGAATGCCTGTTTCGAGAATGCCAATCGCACGCTGGTGGCCAACAACAAGAACGCAAATGCAACCATCGCCAATATacggaaaaatttgaaaaaagtgcaacaacaattggCCAATTGCTCAGCAATAGCGGACACAGGCAAATTCCTTAACTGCAACACAGCATCG TTCGATCAAAACATTCAATTGCTGGACGCGGCCAACTCGCAGGCCTATCAAGTGGAGGCACAGCTCGCCGCCAATCAGTCGCAAGTGGCAGTCGTGCGTCGCGCGTGCGTCAGCGCAGCCATCGGCGGTGGCAAGACTAATCTCACGCAGACCGCCAATGACTATCAGCTCTGCTTGAGCAATATCTCCAATCAGCACGTGGCCAACAAAACACTGCTCAACTGA